From the genome of Anaerolineae bacterium, one region includes:
- a CDS encoding DUF2149 domain-containing protein, translating to MKYLKNSRLGRLGKAKQEDPLLGVANLFDVALVFIVALLLSLMATYQILDFFSETSEITIIKKNEDGQMEIITKKGKEIKVEKVTDRKIGGEEGTKLGTAYQLKNGRMIYVPEE from the coding sequence ATGAAATACCTGAAAAATAGCCGCCTGGGACGTTTGGGAAAAGCAAAACAGGAAGATCCTTTGCTCGGTGTAGCGAATCTTTTTGACGTGGCGCTTGTCTTTATTGTGGCGCTCCTTCTTTCCCTCATGGCAACTTACCAGATTTTGGATTTCTTCTCTGAAACGAGCGAAATAACTATTATAAAGAAGAATGAAGACGGACAAATGGAAATTATTACCAAAAAAGGCAAAGAGATTAAGGTGGAAAAAGTAACCGACAGGAAAATCGGCGGAGAAGAAGGAACCAAACTAGGGACGGCTTATCAACTAAAGAATGGGAGGATGATTTATGTGCCGGAAGAGTGA